A portion of the Osmia lignaria lignaria isolate PbOS001 chromosome 15, iyOsmLign1, whole genome shotgun sequence genome contains these proteins:
- the LOC117612043 gene encoding dual specificity tyrosine-phosphorylation-regulated kinase 2, which produces MTSLILSANTYEMSLSRPNLFVPASAISTQTYITSSETNHLPPLKGSALALKQSTSESSPSYLTRSAHMSGTHLPSLSSSANNSLLSLTGNSDSLNLSLGSHAAGHNSSHNSGHNSIRNTSHNSHSQPDGQSSSALPKNGRPNGSSCGSAGTYKPKTITATPDAVLKIYKNRLTPYEHQEILDYPQIYFIGANAKKRPGIIGRPNNNDYDNEHGSYIHVNHDHVAYRYEVLKVIGKGAFGQVVKAYDHKKQEHVALKMLRNEKRFHRQAQEEVKILRKLREQDKDDTMNIIHMYDWFTFRNHMCITFELLSINLYELIKKNKFRGFSMQLVRKFAHSLLQCLVALYKNRIIHCDMKPENILLKQQGRAGIKVIDFGSSCYENQRIYTYIQSRFYRAPEVILGAKYGMPIDMWSLGCILAELFTGFPLLPGEDEADQMACIIELLGMPPPEVLESAKRRRQFINSKGYPRYCTVTTTSNGSIIVNGSNSRKGKGRGPPGSRKLKQVLNCDDPYFVDFIRCCLRWDPEQRLTPSKALKHIWLRRMLPKLPQNTTHDALPALPAAAAPPPPSTTGLRTSATGSRSSSKSNILQTNNTENTNKVKQLNEFLHTMCTIYSALNRTNGTGRPAQPVSANHQARVSSHPSLNSIAGDGGSSGGDGCSSSTSSGQHSHQLQSVPHNNGSHGSHGSHGSHGSHGSHGSHGSSHDSRSSLRVRGVGRVD; this is translated from the exons ATGACTAGCTTAATTCTATCGGCGAACACGTACGAGATGTCCCTGTCAAGACCGAACCTGTTCGTACCCGCGAGCGCGATCTCCACGCAGACGTACATCACGTCGAGCGAGACCAATCACCTGCCACCGTTAAAGGGTAGCGCGTTAGCCCTGAAGCAGTCGACCAGTGAGTCGTCGCCCAGTTACTTGACCCGGTCCGCTCATATGTCTGGCACTCATCTGCCGAGCTTAAGTTCCAGCGCCAACAACAGTCTGCTCAGTCTGACTGGTAACTCGGACAGTCTGAACTTGAGCCTCGGCTCACACGCCGCCGGTCACAATTCCAGTCACAATTCCGGTCACAATTCCATACGTAACACCAGTCATAACTCGCATTCGCAGCCGGACGGTCAGTCGAGTAGCGCGTTACCGAAGAACGGCCGTCCGAACGGTAGTTCCTGCGGTAGCGCCGGCACCTATAAACCCAAGACCATCACCGCCACCCCGGACGCCGTACTCAAGATCTACAAGAACAGATTGACGCCGTACGAGCATCAGGAGATCCTCGATTATCCCCAGATATACTTCATCGGGGCGAACGCGAAGAAGAGGCCGGGCATAATCGGTCGACCGAACAACAATGACTACGACAACGAACACGGTTCCTACATCCACGTGAATCACGACCACGTTGCCTACAGGTACGAGGTCCTCAAGGTGATCGGCAAAGGGGCGTTCGGTCAGGTGGTCAAGGCTTACGATCATAAGAAACAGGAGCACGTTGCCTTGAAGATGCTTAGGAACGAGAAGAGGTTCCATCGTCAGGCGCAGGAGGAGGTGAAGATACTGAGGAAGCTAAGGGAACAGGACAAGGACGACACGATGAACATCATTCATATGTACGACTGGTTCACGTTCCGCAATCACATGTGCATCACCTTCGAACTGCTCAGTATTAATCTCTACGAGCTGATTAAGAAGAACAAGTTCCGTGGATTCAGCATGCAGCTGGTTAGGAAGTTCGCCCACTCGTTGCTTCAGTGCCTCGTCGCCCTTTACAAGAACAGGATCATTCATTGCGACATGAAGCCGGAGAATATTCTGTTGAAGCAGCAAGGGCGCGCCGGTATTAAG GTGATAGACTTTGGTTCGAGTTGCTACGAGAACCAGCGCATCTACACGTACATTCAGAGTCGGTTTTACCGGGCGCCGGAGGTGATCCTGGGCGCAAAATACGGGATGCCGATCGACATGTGGAGTCTCGGTTGCATCCTCGCCGAGCTGTTCACCGGTTTCCCACTTTTGCCAGGGGAAGACGAGGCGGACCAGATGGCTTGTATCATCGAGCTGTTAGGCATGCCACCGCCGGAGGTACTGGAATCCGCGAAACGACGCAGGCAGTTCATCAATTCGAAGGGTTATCCACGATACTGTACCGTCACCACCACGTCGAACGGTTCGATCATCGTGAACGGTAGCAATTCTAGGAAAGGAAAAGGCCGCGGACCACCGGGTTCGAGGAAGCTGAAGCAAGTGTTGAACTGCGACGATCCTTATTTCGTCGACTTCATACGATGCTGCCTGAGATGGGACCCGGAACAAAGGCTGACGCCTAGCAAAGCTTTGAAGCACATATGGTTACGTCGAATGTTGCCAAAGCTTCCGCAGAACACTACTCACGACGCTTTACCCGCGTTACCAGCCGCGGCTGCTCCACCACCTCCCTCGACCACCGGGCTAAGAACTTCGGCTACCGGTAGCCGAAGTTCCAGCAAGTCGAACATATTGCAAACTAACAACACCGAGAACACGAACAAGGTGAAGCAGTTGAACGAGTTCCTACACACCATGTGCACCATATATTCGGCCCTGAACCGTACGAACGGAACGGGCCGACCAGCTCAGCCGGTCTCGGCTAATCATCAAGCCAGGGTCAGCAGTCATCCGTCGTTGAACTCGATCGCCGGTGACGGTGGTAGCAGCGGGGGCGACGGTTGCAGCAGTAGTACCAGCAGCGGACAGCACAGTCATCAGTTGCAAAGCGTACCGCATAACAATGGTTCGCACGGATCCCACGGATCCCATGGATCTCACGGCTCGCACGGGTCCCATGGATCGCATGGGTCCTCGCACGATAGTCGCAGCTCCCTTCGTGTACGCGGTGTCGGCCGAGTCGACTGA
- the Zw gene encoding glucose-6-phosphate 1-dehydrogenase Zw isoform X4, whose protein sequence is MLRTVGKYKTIIYLFLPISVLFAFDGNAILRELGEKQYQMIKAKSSLSHHGTCWHNAIQAMKSSCSNLNDQEHSLMALKLTNCFLEDSGHETYNCHHIESENQRKYCISNMSDRAFNVYNEYYIHATHMCFYLNYEAWQIETDNTIKELYQVSSRMKEQLLEASEMQGAMLEGQKQSLKMQNKLLDHGKELGSILKSSSESVNSMAKDFKETARDQRELLYQIFSYIRTFQDWIIGEVSWFQSIMYYTIGCILCALFSSSKRTVDARITLFTILSLNVIIERMLVKYYDNVVHHPNDKENLISTTWMYRKIALTLCAVTLLLTYYYYKDEQIENYKALKRIEHQLNTIQEVTSTCTTDYPFRYFTRLRVKQLQAQTSRQAEMRTSS, encoded by the exons ATGTTGAGAACAGTGGGAAAGTATAAAacgattatttatttgtttcttcCTATTTCGGTTTTATTTGCATTTGATGGAAATGCAATATTGAGGGAATTGGGTGAAAAACAGTATCAAATGATTAAag CTAAATCATCTTTGTCCCATCATGGAACATGTTGGCACAATGCTATTCAAGCAATGAAATCTAGCTGTAGTAATTTAAATGATCAAGAACATTCACTTATGGCTTTGAAGTTAACAAATTGTTTCTTGGAAGATTCTGGTCATGAAACTTACAATTGTCATCATATAGAATCAGAAAATCAACGCAA ATATTGCATTAGCAATATGTCAGACAGAGCATTTAATGTATATAATGAATACTATATACATGCTACACACATGTGCTTTTATCTAAACTATGAAGCTTGGCAAATTGAAACTGACAATACCATTAAAGA ATTATATCAAGTTTCTTCAAGAATGAAGGAACAATTATTGGAAGCTTCAGAAATGCAAGGGGCAATGCTTGAAGGTCAAAAACAAAGTCTCAAAATGCAGAATAAACTTTTAGATCATGGAAAGGAACTTGGTTCTATACTGAAATCTTCGTCTGAAAGTGTTAACAGTATGGCCAAAGATTTTAA AGAAACAGCAAGGGATCAAAGAGAATTATTATATCAAATCTTTTCCtatattcgtacttttcaagacTGGATTATTGGAGAAGTTTCTTGGTTTCAATCTATTATGTATTATACAATTGGTTGTATTTTATGTGCATTATTTAGTTCTTCTAAAAGAACTGTAGATGCCAGAATCACACTTTTTACAATTCTAAGTTTAAATGTTATAATAGAACGAATGTTAGTCAAGTATTATGATAATGTTGTACATCACCCCAATGATAAG GAAAACTTAATCAGTACAACATGGATGTACAGAAAAATAGCTCTCACACTTTGTGCTGttacattattattaacatattattattacaaagatgaacaaatagaaaattataaggCGTTAAAAAGAATTGAACATCAGTTGAATACTATACAAGAAGTAACATCTACTTGTACCACTGATTATCCATTTC gtTATTTCACTAGGCTCAGAGTGAAACAGTTACAAGCACAAACAAGTAGACAGGCTGAAATGAGAACTTCTTCataa
- the LOC117612056 gene encoding small ribosomal subunit protein mS37, which translates to MRLNAVYLGKYARSPQSEKKVPFKEAYPLKLQNRVSGRAPTSLQDKCLFEMSLLFNCWKEKEFGFGACNEFELKLQKCYKNLQITMKNQSEQSKKDIPTPETKNFSDKQLTYLLRKYPTI; encoded by the exons ATGAGATTAAACGCGGTATATCTTGGCAAATATGCGAGATCACCACAAAGTGAAAAAAAAGTACCATTTAAGGAAGCATATCctctgaaattacaaaatcgcGTTAGCGGAAGAGCACCAACTTCTTTGC AGGACAAATGTTTATTTGAAATGTCGCTACTATTTAATTGCTGGAAGGAAAAAGAATTTGGCTTTGGTGCTTGTAATGAATTTGAACTCAAGTTACAAAAGTGTTACAAAAATCTTCAAATAACTATGAAGAATCAAAGTGAACAGAGCAAGAAAGATATACCTACTCCTGAAACTAAAAATTTTTCAGACAAACAACTTACTTATCTTTTACGTAAATACCcaactatttaa